A stretch of the Lineus longissimus chromosome 10, tnLinLong1.2, whole genome shotgun sequence genome encodes the following:
- the LOC135494339 gene encoding uncharacterized protein LOC135494339, whose amino-acid sequence MNYLNLYILPGPSLTHVDKNGSHQHQVVIVQEAGASYGPVVAARDLNVHVPPIRQIVPSTSHSEASGTSNSAENKDPSIDVLESDSLPDLSTGMGTQDSPRCVVSKKRRKTKNSVVNRVTSKKQRIASAKVASEKKKAAEDEPEDGKNLF is encoded by the exons ATGAATTATCTTAATTTATATATTCTGCCAGGCCCAAGTCTCACACATGTGGACAAAAATGGTTCACATCAGCATCAGGTGGTAATTGTCCAAGAGGCTGGCGCATCATATGGTCCTGTTGTTGCTGCACGTgatctaaatgtacat gtcccCCCTATTCGACAGATTGTGCCATCCACCAGTCATTCTGAAGCTTCAGGTACATCCAACAGTGCTGAAAACAAAG ACCCATCTATTGATGTGTTAGAAAGTGATTCATTGCCTGATCTGTCTACAGGAATGGGTACTCAG GACAGTCCAAGATGTGTTGTTTCCAAAAAAAGAAGGAAGACAAAG AACTCAGTTGTCAACCGAGTCACTTCTAAGAAACAAAGGATTGCCAGTGCAAAGGTTGCTAGTGAAAAGAAAAAG GCTGCAGAAGACGAACCTGAAGACGGTAAGAATTTATTTTGA